The nucleotide sequence CGTGGTGATTCCAGCGCCACAGGTTGACCTGAAATCAGCCCTCGCCCGGCAGCCCGGGTCAGCCCAGTCAGGCCGTGGTCCAGCCGCGGCCAGACCACGGCCAGGCCCGGTCAGTCCCGCAGCAGGTCCGGAACCCCCGCGTCGTCCGGCATGTCCGCCGCCGCCGCGACCACCGTGAGCTGCTGCGTCGCCCGGGTCAGGGCCACGTACAGCACCCGCAGGCCGGCCGGGGACTCGTCCGCGATCTCCGCGGGCGAGACGACGACCGTGGCGTCGTACTCCAGACCCTTCGCCTCAAGGGAGCCGAGCGCCACCACCCGGTCGCCCAGCTCGGCGAGCCAGCGGGCGGCCTCCTGGCGCCGGTTCATCGCGACGACGACGCCCACCGTGCCCTCGACCCGCTCCAGGAGCAGCCGCGCCTCGGACCGAACGGTTTCGGCCAGATCCGGCTTGCCTTCGGTCTCCTCCACCGGCACGAAACGGGGCTCCACGCCCGTGGACCGGACCGCACGCGGCGACTCCTTGCCGGGCATCGCCAGGGTGAGCACCTTGGCGGCGAGCTCGGCGATCTCCGCCGGGTTCCGGTAGTTCACGGTCAGCTCGAAGCGGCGCCGCGGCCGGGAGCCGAGCGCCTCGTCACGGGCCTCGGCCGCCTCGTCCGGGTCCGACCAGGAGGACTGCGCCGGGTCGCCGACCACCGTCCAGGTGGCGTGCCGGCCGCGCCGGCCCACCATCCGCCACTGCATGGGCGTGAGGTCCTGCGCCTCGTCGACGATCACGTGCGCGTACTCGGTGCGCTCGGCGGCGAGCCGCTCGGCCCGTTCCCGCTGGGTCTCCTCCCGTACGGGCATGAGCTCCTCCAGACCCGTGAGCTGGTCCAGCGGGTCGTACTCCCGGCGCTTCTTCGGCCTGGCCGGGGCGCCCAGCAGGGTGTGCAGCTCGTCGAGGAGGGCCACGTCGTGCACGGACAGCTCCCGGCGCCGCAGCGACCGGGCCAGCCGCCGCACCTCGCCCGGGTTCAGGATGCGGCGGGCCCAGCGGCCGAGCCGCCGCTCGTCGGCCATGGCGTCGAGGACCTGCCGGGGGGTGAGCTCGGGCCACCAGGCGTCGAGGAACCCCAGGAACGCGTCCTCCGTCGACACGTCCTCGTCGAAGGAGGACCGCAGTTCGGCGGCGAGCTCGGGGTCGCTGTGCCGGCCGGCCGCGCCCGACTTGGCGTACAGCGCGTCGAGGAGCAGCCGGCGGGCGCGCGGGCGCAGCAGGTTGACGGGGGCGGTGCCGCCGAGGACGCTGTGCCGGATGCGGCGCAGGTCGTCGGCCTCCAGCTCCAGACGGCGGCCGAAGGCGACCACGCGGAGCCGGGTGGGAGTGCCGGCCGGGGCCGGCGCGTCCTCCTCGCCCAGCTCGGGCTGGACCTTGGGCGCCGGGGTCTCCAGGGCTCCGCGGGCGGCCTTGCGGAGCACGTGGAGCATCCGGGAGGAACCCTTGATCCGGGCGACGGCCGGATCGTCGTACGCGGTGGCCTCGGCCCCGTCGACGAGACTGCCGACGGCGCGGATGGCGACCTGCCCCTCCTCCCCCAGGGAGGGCAGCACCCCCTCGGTGTAGGAGACGAGGAGCGGCGTCGGGGAGACGATCAGGATGCCGCCCGCGTACCGCCGCCGGTCCTGGTAGAGCAGGTAGGCGGCCCGGTGCAGGGCGACGGCCGTCTTCCCGGTGCCGGGCCCGCCCTCGACGTATGTCACGGAGGCGGCGGGCGCCCGGATGACCAGGTCCTGCTCGGCCTGGATGGAGGACACGATGTCCCGCATGGTGTGGCTGCGGGCCTGTCCGAGGGCGGCCATCAGCGCGCCGTCGCCGATGACGGGCAGCTCGCGCCCGCCGAGGGTGGCCCGCAGCTCGGGGCGCATCAGGTCGTCCTCGACGCCGAGGACCTGGCGGCCCTTGGAACGGATGACCCTGCGCCGTACGACCCGGCCGGGGTCGACCGGCGTGGACCGGTAGAAGGGCGCGGCGGCGGGGGCGCGCCAGTCGATGACCAGCGGCGCGTAGTCGGAGTCCAGGACGCCGATCCGGCCGATGTGGAGGGTCTCGCCGATCTCGGCGGTGTTGTCCGGCCGTACGGCGTGCTCGGCGGGCTCGACGGAGGTGTAGGCGCCGTCGGGCCCCTTCTTGCCGTCCTTCCCCTCCAGCAGGTCGATCCGGCCGAAGAGGAAGTCCTCGAACTCGTTGTTGAGCCGGTTGAGGTGGATGCCGGCCCGGAAGACCTGCGCGTCGCGCTCGGCGAGAGCGCCGGGCGTGCCGACCTGGCCGCGCTGGGCGGCGTCGTTCATCAGGAACTCCGCCTCGTGGATCTTCTCCTCCAGTCGGCGGTAGACGTGATCGAGATGCTCCTGCTCGACACCGATCTCACGGTCTCTGACCGTGTCCACGGCTTCCTGCGCGGCCACCTAAGGCCCCCTTCTGACGTGCACTGGGCAGCCGTCGAGCGTACGCCACCGGACACCGCCGTGTCAGGCGGGTCACGCACGCGGGGGCCGTACGGAGGGGGCGGGCGGCCGGGGTCACCCGTCGTAGGTGGTGTCCGGCGTCGCGTCGAGGGACAGGCGGTAGCCGCGCTTCACCACCGTCTGGATCAGCTTCGGCGTGCCGAGCGCCGAGCGGAGCCGGGCCATCGCCGTCTCCACCGCGTGCTCGTCCCGTCCGGCTCCCGGCAGCGCGCGCAGCAGGTCCGCGCGGGAGACCACCCAGCCGGGGCGGCGGGCGAGGAGGCCGAGGAGGGCCATTCCGGCGGGCGGGACGGGCCGCAGGACGCCGTCGACGAGTACGGCGTGGCCGCGGACCTCGACCCGGTGCCCGGCCACGGGCAGGACCCGGGACCGTGCGGGCAGCTCCGTGCACAGGAGCTGGACGAGCGGCCCGAGCCGGAACCGTTCGGGGGCGCGGGTGTCGATGCCCTCGGCCTGGAGCGGCAGCGCCGTCACGGGCCCGACGCACACCGAGAGCACGTCGTGCCGGAGTGCGGCGACGAGCCGGTCCCGTACGCCCTTCTCCGCGGCCCGGGCGAACAGCGAGGCGGCGGCGGGGGCGCTGGTGAAGGTGACGGCGTCGAGCCCGCCGGAGAGGATCGCGTCGAGGAGCCGGTCGAGGGGGCCGGTGTCCTCGGGCGGCATCCAGCGGTAGACGGGGACGCCGACGACCTCGGCGCCACCGGCGGTGAGCGCCTCGACGAAGCCGGGCAGCGGCTCGCCGTGCAGCTGGAGCGCGATCCGGCGCCCGTCGACGCCTTCGGCGAGGAGCCGGTCGAGGACCTCGGCCATGGACTCGGAGCCGGGTGACCAGGACTCGGTGAGTCCGGCGGCCCGTACGGCGCCCTTGACCTTGGGTCCCCGGGCGAGGAGTTCGACGTCCCGCAGGACGGCGAGCAGGTCCTCCCCGTACCCCCAGCCCTCCGCCGCCTCGACCCAGCCCCGGAAGCCGATCGCCGTGGTGGCGACGACGACGTCCGGGGCGTGGGCGATGAGTTCCTTGGTGGCGGCGAGGAGTTCGGTGTCGTCCGCGAGGGGCACGATCCGCAGGGCGGGGCCGTGGACGACGGCCGCGCCGCGCCGGCGCAGCAGCGCGATGAGTTCGTCCGCGCGCCGCGCCGCGGTGACGCCGACCGTGAAGCCGGCGAGGGGGCCGGCGGGGCCGTGTTCTTGCTGCTCGTCCATGAGGTCAGAGCCTGACGGTGACGCGTGACGGTCTCGGTTCGCCCGTATTTCCTGATCGTTACGGTCCGCGCCGGGCATCGGACGTCACACCTTCGCGTAGCCGGGCCGGGGCTCCGGCTCGGTGACGGCCCGGGCGTTCGACGGTACGGCGGCCGGGCCCCGAAGGTATACCGCCCAGGTGACCAGCATGCAGGCCGCGTAGAAGACGAGGAAGGCGACGAAGGCGGCCGTGCCGCTGCCGGAGGTCTGGAAGGACTGCCGGAAGGCGAGGTTGATGCCGAGGCCGCCGATCGCGCCGACCGCTCCGATGAGCCCCATGGCGGCGCCGGAGAGCCGCCGTCCGTACGCCTCCGCGGTGTCTCCTGCGAGGCCCTTGCGGTGCCCCTGGGCGAGGAAGATCGCGGGGATCATCTTGTACGTGGAGCCGTTGCCGAGGCCGCTGAGGACGAAGAGTCCGATGAAGCCGACGAGGAAGACGGCGAGGGACTCGATCACGGACGCGTAGATGACGACGCCGGTCGCGAGGGCCATCGCGGCGAACGTGCCCAGGGTGATGCGGGCGCCGCCGTGCCGGTCGGCGAGGGAGCCGCCGACGGGCCGGATGAGGGAGCCGAGCAGCGGGCCGATGAAGGTGAGGGAGGCGGCCTGGAGGGGGGTGCGGCCGAACTGGGTCTGGAGGACGAGTCCGAAGGCGAAGCTGTAGCCGATGAAGGAGCCGAAGGTGCCGATGTAGAGGAAGGCCATGATCCAGGTGTGGCGGGCCTTCACGGCCTCCTTCGCGGCGCCGGTGTCGTTCCTGACGGGGGCGAGGTTGTCCATGAAGAGGGCGGCGCAGAGGGCGGCGACGACGACGAGCGGCAGGTAGACGCCGAGCACGATCCGGGGGTGCATGGCGCCGGCGGTGCCGATGACGAGGAGGCCGACGAGCTGGACGACGGGGACGCCGATGTTGCCGCCGCCGGCGTTGAGTCCGAGCGCCCAGCCCTTCTTCCGGAGCGGGAAGAAGGCGTTGATGTTGGTCATGGAGGAGGCGAAGTTGCCGCCGCCGACGCCGGTGAGCGCGGCCACCAGGACGAGGGTGGTGTACGAGGTCCCCGGCTCCATGACCGCGAAGGCGAGGCCGATGGGCAGCAGGAGCAGCAGGGCGCTGAAGACCGTCCAGTTACGGCCGCCGAAGCGGGCGACGGCGAAGGTGTACGGGACGCGGATCAGCGCGCCGACGAAGGTCGCGGTCGCGATCAGGAAGAACTTGCCGGCCGGGTCGACGCCGTACTGCGGGCCCATGAAGAGGACCATGACGGACCACAGGCTCCAGACGGAGAAGCCGATGTGCTCGGAGATGACGGAGAAGAGCAGGTTCCGCCGTGCGATCCGTTCCCCTTTCTCGCGCCAGAAGGTCTCGTCCTCCGGCTCCCACTGTTCGATCCACCGGCCGCCGCCCATGTCGTACCTCCGCGGGTGTCGGGTCCTGGGGCGTCCACAGCCCCGGTCCACCTGTCCCCCGACGCTAGGGAGGCCGCGTTTCGGCCCGGTGCCGTGAGGTGACGGGGACGGAACCTTGCTCTCACCCGGAGCGCGACGCTCCTGTGAGCGCACGGGGCTCACGCCCCCGGCGGCGCCCGCTCACAACCCCGACAGCGCCCGCTCACGCCCCCGGCAGCCCCGGTTCCCCCTCCGGCAGCCAGGAGCCGGGCGGCCGGGTGTGCCAGCCCTCCCGCGCCCCGATCTCGGCGGCGGCGGCCCGCAGCGCGTCAAGGCCCGGGTGACGCAGCCCCTTGCGCCACACCAGGCTCACGGGTGACAGGGGTACGGGGTCGACGAGCGGCCGGAGCACACAGCCCGGCATGGCCGGGAAGTCGACGACGGCGAGGACGGGGGTGCGGTGCTTGGCCATGATCCGGCCGAACTCCTCCTTGCCGACCGCGAGCGGCGCGGGCGGGGCGATCGCGATGCCGCGGCCGGCGAAGAGCCGGGCCGCGAGGTCGGTCCACTCGGGCGTGCGGTCGTTGCCCGCGCCCGCGTAGACCCGTTCCCCGGCGAGCCGGTCGAGGGGCACCTCGGGCAGGCCGGCGAGCGGGTGGTCCTCGGGGAGGATCACGGCCATCCGCTCGTACCGCACGAACTGGGTGCCGAGCCGCGCCCGGAGCGCCGGGTCGAGTCCGCCGTACCGGCCGAAGGAGGTGTCGATCCGGCCGGCGAGGATCTCCCGTACGGCGCCGGTGAGTCCGCTCTCGTAGCGGGCCATCAGCTCCTGGTCGGGGGCGAGTTCACGGGCCCGGACGAGGACCTCCTCGGGGGCGAGGCCGGGGCTGTTGAGGTCGACGAGGAGCGGCCGGGGCGCGCCGCGGAAGGCCTCGGTCAGCTCCTCGTGGGCGGCAAGCACCCGCCGCGCGTACGGGAGAAGGCGTTCGGCGTCGGGGGTGAGGGAGACCTGCCGGGTGGTCCGTACGAAGAGTTCGGCGCCCAGCTCGCGTTCGAGGCGGCGGATGTCGCGGCTGAGGGCCTGCTGGGCGACGTACAGCCGGGCGGCGGCGCGGGTGAAGTGCAGCTCGTCGGCGACGGCGGTGAAGGCGCGGAGCAGGCGGGGGTCGACGTCACGGGAGGCGGTGGACACCGCCGCATTCAACAACACAGGTGCGTGAATGGCCACCGAACAGGTGTTGGACCGCCGCGGGCCCCGCCCTCGAACCTGGTGCCATGCCTCACCCGGACCTCACCCTCACCCCGGCGGGCCCGGCCCTCGCCCCCCGGTACCGCGACCCGCGCGCCCCCGTCCCCGCTCCCGCTCCCGCTCCCGCTCCCCGCAACCCCTACCTCCGCCTCTTCTCCGTCCCCGGCGCCCGCGGCTTCACGGCCGGGAACCTGATCGCACGGCTGCCCATGGGCATGTTCGGCGTCAGCGCCGTGATCATGATCGCGGCGGCCTACGACTCGTACGCCCTCGCCGGGGGCGTGACCGCCACCGGCATGGCCGCCGGCGCCCTCACCGCTCCCTGGATCGCCCGGCTCGTCGACCGGTACGGCCAGGCGAGGATCGCCGTCCCCGCCACCGCGTACGCCGTCCTCGGCCACCTCGTCACGGCGCTGTGCGTCCATCAGAAGGCGCCCGTCTGGGCGCTGTTCGCCACCGCCGCGCTCACCGCCACCTCCCCCAACACCGGCGGCATGTCCCGGGCCCGCTGGGCCCACCTCCTCAAGGGCGACCGGGACGCCCTGCACACCGCCAACGCCTTCGAGCAGGCCACCGACGAGCTCTGCTTCATGCTCGGCCCGGTCGTCGCCGCGGTGCTCTGCTCGGCCCTCTTCCCCGAGGCGGGCACCCTCGCCGGCGCCGCCCTCTTCCTCGGCGGCGTGCTGGTCTTCGCCGCCCAGCGCTCGACCGAACCGCCGGTCGAGCCGCGCACCGGCGCGGGCTCCCCGCTGCGGATCCCCGGCGTGGCCCCGCTGCTCGCGGTCTTCCTCGCCACCGGCGCGGTCTTCGGCTCCCTCGAGGTGGTCACCCTGGCGTACGTGGACGGTCCGGCCGCCGGACCGGTGCTGGCCCTCCAGGCGGCCGGCTCCTGCGCTGCGGGCCTCCTCTACGGCCATGCCCGGCGCACGGTCCGGCTCCGCACCTGTCTGGCCGCGATGACGGTCCTGATGACGCTGCCGCTGCTCACCGCCTCGACGGGCTCGCTGCTCGCCCTCGCGGGCGGGCTCCTCGTGGCGGGCATGGCGACGGCCCCGACGATGGTGACGGGGATGGCCCTGGTGCAGCGGCTGACTCCGGCGTCCCAGCTCAACGAGGGGATGACCCTGGCCGTGACCGCCCTCCTCGGCGGCATCGCGGCCGGCTCGGCCACCGGCGGCTGGGCCGCCGACCACGCCCCCTTCGCCGCCTTCGGCTTCCTCGTCCCGGCCGCCGCGGCGGCCCTGGCACTGACCCTCTGCGCGACGAACCGGGTGGGCGGCCGGGCATGACGAAGGCCCGGCAGTCCAGTGACTGCCGGGCCTTCGCCCACATGGGATGAGGTGTCCGGGCGGGGCGGGCCCCCTCGGACGCTCGGTGGAGATGGCGGGAATCGAACCCGCGTCCAACGGTACGGAAGCAGAGCTTCTCCGTGTGCAGTCCGCTACGAGTTTCTCAGCCCCGGAGATCACGCGGACAAGTCTCCGACGGGCTCAGTCACTGTTTGATTTCCCTCCAACCCCCGTGACCGGGGCTAGAGGTTTAGATCCCTTGATGACGCCAGGATCCGGGTCGGGACCACCCCCGGGCTGACGCTCCTCACAGAGGCTTCTTGTCGTTACCTAAAATTAGGCAGCGAGGGCGAAGCGGGAGTTATCGCTCTTGGAGTTGGCGATTATTGGTTGCGACATATGGTTTACGAGATCATTGCCGCTTCCTCGACACGCTTCCTCTGCATCGGTATCCGCTGTCGAAACCGATCATCCCCATGTTGATTTTTCAAAGTGCGCACCCCTTGCGGAGCAGGCACGGCCCATCGTACGTGACCGACGGGGGCTGTCGCCAGCGTATTACCCGCGACCGCGCCGCTACCCCGCCTGGGCCGCCCGCTGCCGGCGCTTGGCCGCCGCGATGGCCCGGTTGGTCTCGCGGGTGTCCTGCTTCTCCCGCAGCGTCTGACGCTTGTCGAACTCCTTCTTGCCCTTGGCGAGCGCGATCTCGACCTTGACCCGGCCGTTCAGGAAGTACAGCGCGAGGGGCACGATCGTGTGACCCGTCTCCTGCGACTTCGCCTCCAGCTTGTCGATCTCCTCGCGGTGCAGCAGGAGCTTGCGCTTCCGCTTCGCCGAGTGGTTCGTCCAGCTGCCCTGCATGTACTCGGGCACATGGATGCTGTGCAGCCACGCCTCATGGTTGTCGATCTGCACGAAGCCGTCGACCAGCGAGGCGCGGCCCATCCGCAGCGACTTCACCTCGGTGCCCATGAGCACCACACCGCACTCGTAGGTGTCGATGATGTGGTAGTCGTGGCGCGCCTTCTTGTTCTGCGCGATCATCTTGCGCTCGGGCGC is from Streptomyces venezuelae ATCC 10712 and encodes:
- a CDS encoding HelD family protein; this encodes MAAQEAVDTVRDREIGVEQEHLDHVYRRLEEKIHEAEFLMNDAAQRGQVGTPGALAERDAQVFRAGIHLNRLNNEFEDFLFGRIDLLEGKDGKKGPDGAYTSVEPAEHAVRPDNTAEIGETLHIGRIGVLDSDYAPLVIDWRAPAAAPFYRSTPVDPGRVVRRRVIRSKGRQVLGVEDDLMRPELRATLGGRELPVIGDGALMAALGQARSHTMRDIVSSIQAEQDLVIRAPAASVTYVEGGPGTGKTAVALHRAAYLLYQDRRRYAGGILIVSPTPLLVSYTEGVLPSLGEEGQVAIRAVGSLVDGAEATAYDDPAVARIKGSSRMLHVLRKAARGALETPAPKVQPELGEEDAPAPAGTPTRLRVVAFGRRLELEADDLRRIRHSVLGGTAPVNLLRPRARRLLLDALYAKSGAAGRHSDPELAAELRSSFDEDVSTEDAFLGFLDAWWPELTPRQVLDAMADERRLGRWARRILNPGEVRRLARSLRRRELSVHDVALLDELHTLLGAPARPKKRREYDPLDQLTGLEELMPVREETQRERAERLAAERTEYAHVIVDEAQDLTPMQWRMVGRRGRHATWTVVGDPAQSSWSDPDEAAEARDEALGSRPRRRFELTVNYRNPAEIAELAAKVLTLAMPGKESPRAVRSTGVEPRFVPVEETEGKPDLAETVRSEARLLLERVEGTVGVVVAMNRRQEAARWLAELGDRVVALGSLEAKGLEYDATVVVSPAEIADESPAGLRVLYVALTRATQQLTVVAAAADMPDDAGVPDLLRD
- a CDS encoding uroporphyrinogen-III synthase translates to MDEQQEHGPAGPLAGFTVGVTAARRADELIALLRRRGAAVVHGPALRIVPLADDTELLAATKELIAHAPDVVVATTAIGFRGWVEAAEGWGYGEDLLAVLRDVELLARGPKVKGAVRAAGLTESWSPGSESMAEVLDRLLAEGVDGRRIALQLHGEPLPGFVEALTAGGAEVVGVPVYRWMPPEDTGPLDRLLDAILSGGLDAVTFTSAPAAASLFARAAEKGVRDRLVAALRHDVLSVCVGPVTALPLQAEGIDTRAPERFRLGPLVQLLCTELPARSRVLPVAGHRVEVRGHAVLVDGVLRPVPPAGMALLGLLARRPGWVVSRADLLRALPGAGRDEHAVETAMARLRSALGTPKLIQTVVKRGYRLSLDATPDTTYDG
- a CDS encoding nitrate/nitrite transporter — protein: MGGGRWIEQWEPEDETFWREKGERIARRNLLFSVISEHIGFSVWSLWSVMVLFMGPQYGVDPAGKFFLIATATFVGALIRVPYTFAVARFGGRNWTVFSALLLLLPIGLAFAVMEPGTSYTTLVLVAALTGVGGGNFASSMTNINAFFPLRKKGWALGLNAGGGNIGVPVVQLVGLLVIGTAGAMHPRIVLGVYLPLVVVAALCAALFMDNLAPVRNDTGAAKEAVKARHTWIMAFLYIGTFGSFIGYSFAFGLVLQTQFGRTPLQAASLTFIGPLLGSLIRPVGGSLADRHGGARITLGTFAAMALATGVVIYASVIESLAVFLVGFIGLFVLSGLGNGSTYKMIPAIFLAQGHRKGLAGDTAEAYGRRLSGAAMGLIGAVGAIGGLGINLAFRQSFQTSGSGTAAFVAFLVFYAACMLVTWAVYLRGPAAVPSNARAVTEPEPRPGYAKV
- a CDS encoding LysR family transcriptional regulator — encoded protein: MAIHAPVLLNAAVSTASRDVDPRLLRAFTAVADELHFTRAAARLYVAQQALSRDIRRLERELGAELFVRTTRQVSLTPDAERLLPYARRVLAAHEELTEAFRGAPRPLLVDLNSPGLAPEEVLVRARELAPDQELMARYESGLTGAVREILAGRIDTSFGRYGGLDPALRARLGTQFVRYERMAVILPEDHPLAGLPEVPLDRLAGERVYAGAGNDRTPEWTDLAARLFAGRGIAIAPPAPLAVGKEEFGRIMAKHRTPVLAVVDFPAMPGCVLRPLVDPVPLSPVSLVWRKGLRHPGLDALRAAAAEIGAREGWHTRPPGSWLPEGEPGLPGA
- a CDS encoding MFS transporter; the encoded protein is MPHPDLTLTPAGPALAPRYRDPRAPVPAPAPAPAPRNPYLRLFSVPGARGFTAGNLIARLPMGMFGVSAVIMIAAAYDSYALAGGVTATGMAAGALTAPWIARLVDRYGQARIAVPATAYAVLGHLVTALCVHQKAPVWALFATAALTATSPNTGGMSRARWAHLLKGDRDALHTANAFEQATDELCFMLGPVVAAVLCSALFPEAGTLAGAALFLGGVLVFAAQRSTEPPVEPRTGAGSPLRIPGVAPLLAVFLATGAVFGSLEVVTLAYVDGPAAGPVLALQAAGSCAAGLLYGHARRTVRLRTCLAAMTVLMTLPLLTASTGSLLALAGGLLVAGMATAPTMVTGMALVQRLTPASQLNEGMTLAVTALLGGIAAGSATGGWAADHAPFAAFGFLVPAAAAALALTLCATNRVGGRA
- the smpB gene encoding SsrA-binding protein SmpB, which translates into the protein MAKGLVNVQGKPAKKNQDKAPERKMIAQNKKARHDYHIIDTYECGVVLMGTEVKSLRMGRASLVDGFVQIDNHEAWLHSIHVPEYMQGSWTNHSAKRKRKLLLHREEIDKLEAKSQETGHTIVPLALYFLNGRVKVEIALAKGKKEFDKRQTLREKQDTRETNRAIAAAKRRQRAAQAG